A window of the Bos indicus x Bos taurus breed Angus x Brahman F1 hybrid chromosome X, Bos_hybrid_MaternalHap_v2.0, whole genome shotgun sequence genome harbors these coding sequences:
- the LOC113887974 gene encoding melanoma-associated antigen B17-like translates to MPRKHKNKQHARGKCHQVQGDTQEVQASAAAAPEEECTSCPSSAPQGSPPSSPAAADHQELQGAMAPSSPVAEASWAGSEEGAQGPEEESAYAARAALLARSIRKDPLMRKASLVMDFLLERYTKKEPITQSGMLEIIGRKYKQHFPEILSRASERVELVFGLELKEVDCNKNIYTLVNKFSLGVEEGSSDEEELPKSGLLMALLGIIFMKGNRATEEEIWDFLNVLGIYAGKKHSIFGEPRKLITKDLVQKGYLNYRQVPNSVPPGYEFLWGPRAYAETTKMKVLEVLAKIQDKVPSSFPDLYDEALRDQVERAALRGVARIPIMAEASAPTRAKSYSSSHI, encoded by the coding sequence ATGCCTCGGAAGCACAAAAACAAGCAACATGCCCGTGGGAAATGCCACCAGGTCCAGGGGGACACTCAGGAGGTCCAGGCCAGTGCTGCTGCAGCCCCAGAAGAGGAGTGCACATCCTGCCCCTCTTCTGCCCCTCAGGGTTCTCCTCCGAGCTCCCCTGCTGCTGCCGATCACCAGGAGCTTCAGGGAGCCATGGCCCCTAGCTCTCCTGTTGCAGAGGCTTCCTGGGCAGGATCTGAGGAAGGTGCCCAGGGCCCCGAGGAGGAAAGTGCATATGCCGCCCGGGCAGCCCTGCTCGCTCGGAGCATTCGCAAAGATCCTCTGATGAGGAAGGCCAGCTTGGTGATGGATTTCCTGCTGGAGAGGTACACCAAGAAGGAACCCATCACACAGAGTGGCATGCTGGAGATCATAGGCAGGAAGTACAAGCAGCACTTCCCTGAGATCCTGAGCAGAGCCTCTGAGCGAGTGGAGCTGGTGTTTGGCCTGGAGCTGAAGGAAGTCGACTGCAACAAGAACATCTACACCCTCGTCAACAAGTTCAGTCTCGGGGTTGAGGAAGGTTCAAGTGATGAGGAGGAGCTGCCCAAGTCTGGTCTCCTCATGGCGCTCCTGGGCATCATCTTCATGAAGGGTAACCGTGCCACCGAGGAGGAAATCTGGGATTTCCTCAATGTGTTGGGGATCTATGCTGGGAAGAAGCACTCCATCTTTGGGGAGCCCAGAAAGCTCATCACCAAAGATCTGGTGCAGAAGGGGTACCTCAACTACCGCCAGGTGCCCAATAGTGTCCCTCCAGGCTACGAGTTCCTGTGGGGCCCGAGAGCTTATGCTGAGACCACTAAGATGAAGGTGTTGGAAGTTCTGGCCAAGATCCAGGATAAGGTCCCGAGTTCCTTCCCAGATCTCTATGATGAGGCTCTGAGAGATCAGGTGGAGAGAGCAGCGCTGAGAGGTGTGGCCAGGATTCCAATAATGGCTGAAGCCAGTGCCCCTACCAGGGCCAAGTCCTACAGCTCCTCCCACATCTAG